The Medicago truncatula cultivar Jemalong A17 chromosome 4, MtrunA17r5.0-ANR, whole genome shotgun sequence genome includes a region encoding these proteins:
- the LOC25493656 gene encoding F-box protein PP2-A12 has product MGILFSISSQSSSSPNPSLGELPESCIAVIMEYMDPPQICKLASLNRAFHGASLADFVWESKLPSNYHVIIQKIFDGSSFPSHLGKRGIYSRLCSLNTFDEGTKKVWLDRSMGKVCLSVSAKGLSITGIDDRRYWNHVPTEESRFSSVAYLQQIWWFEVDGEVEFPFPAGTYSLFFRIHLGKPSKRFGRRVCNTEHVHGWDVKPVRFQLWTSDDQYDSSQCFLKGPGKWRYYHAGDFVVEDSNVSTKVKFSMTQIDCTHTKGGLCLDSVFVYPSEFRKVKEFLNYS; this is encoded by the exons ATGGGTATCTTATTCTCAATTTCATcccaatcatcatcatcaccaaatCCAAGTTTAGGAGAATTACCAGAAAGTTGCATAGCTGTTATAATGGAATACATGGATCCTCCTCAGATTTGTAAATTAGCTTCTCTCAACCGTGCTTTTCATGGTGCTTCTTTGGCTGATTTTGTTTGGGAATCCAAACTTCCCTCTAATTATCATGTCATCATTCAAAAAATCTTTGATGGTTCTTCTTTTCCTTCTCATTTAGGGAAAAGAGGGATTTATTCAAGACTTTGTTCCCTCAATACTTTTGATGAAGGCACCAAG AAAGTTTGGTTGGATAGAAGCATGGGTAAGGTGTGTTTGTCTGTATCGGCTAAAGGGTTGTCAATAACTGGGATTGATGATCGGAGATATTGGAACCATGTTCCCACTGAAGAATCAAG ATTCAGTAGTGTTGCGTATCTCCAACAAATCTGGTGGTTTGAAGTGGATGGCGAAGTTGAGTTCCCATTTCCAGCTGGAACATATAGCTTATTCTTCAGAATACATTTAGGGAAACCCTCCAAGAGATTTGGAAGAAGGGTTTGCAACACAGAACATGTTCATGGTTGGGATGTAAAGCCTGTTAGATTCCAGCTATGGACTTCAGATGATCAATATGATTCATCGCAATGTTTTTTGAAAGGTCCAGGTAAATGGCGCTATTACCATGCCGGTGATTTTGTGGTTGAAGATAGTAATGTATCaacaaaagtaaaattttcTATGACTCAAATTGATTGCACACATACTAAAGGTGGTCTCTGTTTAGATTCTGTGTTTGTGTATCCTAGTGAATTTAGAAAGGTTAAAGAATTTTTGAACTACTCTTAA
- the LOC25493657 gene encoding scarecrow-like protein 28, whose protein sequence is MLAGCSSSTLLSPTHRLRSEASAQFQACHFQLPSMSTQRLDLPCSFPRKDGSSRSQQPLRPVGISVEKPEVKNNSSSTCSLQQNIRLPPLATTAQSLGEIKDEEFWEKGGRSLKRLAEHGSLDESFANRAKRKKGNGGDENFDEFERESFSLAQFGAGNFWSVHSFGGFNSPSLPFSLNCSGDEERVCFAPAEVISAPLPLSNNPWLESAVTKITNFGEGSHQHQHHHHVNEGSVSNGSSESQSLSLRLNENASEHEEGNGSGNPYQHEGTEVETGEEDEEEEHRGFELLSLLTGCVDAIGSRNVAAVNHFIAKLGDLASPRGTSISRICAYFTEALAIRVTRLWPHVFQISATSRDFDRVVDDDETVTALRLLNQVTPIPKFLHFTSNEMLLRAFEGKERVHVIDFDIKQGLQWPSFFQSLASRTNPPSHVRITGVGESKQELNETGDRLAGFAEALNLPFDFHPVVDRLEDVRLWMLHVKEHETVAVNCVLQLHKTLHDGSGGALRDFLGLIRSTNPTIVVMAEQEAEHNEARLDSRVCNSLKYYSALFDSIDHSGLPLESPMRIKIEEMLAREIRNIVACEGRDRLERHQSFGNWRKMIVEHGGFRCMGVTDRELIQSQFLLKMYSCDNYSVQKQEQEGATALTLGWLDQPLYTVSSWTPIDVAGSSSSFSQPA, encoded by the coding sequence ATGTTGGCTGGTTGTTCTAGCTCGACATTGTTGTCACCAACTCACAGGTTAAGGAGTGAAGCATCAGCACAGTTTCAAGCTTGTCATTTTCAGCTACCATCAATGAGCACACAGAGATTGGACTTACCTTGCAGCTTCCCTCGGAAAGATGGTTCTTCGCGTTCGCAGCAGCCATTGAGGCCGGTGGGGATATCAGTGGAGAAGCCTGAAGTCAAGAACAACAGCAGCAGTACTTGTTCTCTGCAGCAGAACATTCGGTTACCGCCTTTAGCAACAACTGCTCAGTCATTGGGAGAAATCAAGGATGAGGAGTTTTGGGAGAAGGGTGGGAGGAGCTTGAAGAGGCTTGCAGAACATGGATCTTTGGATGAGTCTTTTGCAAATAGAGCTAAGAGGAAAAAGGGGAATGGTGGTGATgagaattttgatgaatttgaaagGGAAAGTTTCAGTTTGGCACAATTTGGAGCTGGAAACTTTTGGTCTGTTCACAGTTTTGGAGGGTTTAATAGCCCTTCACTTCCTTTCTCTTTGAATTGTTCTGGAGATGAGGAAAGGGTTTGTTTTGCTCCTGCTGAAGTGATTTCTGCACCTTTGCCTTTGTCTAACAATCCTTGGCTTGAATCTGCTGTAACAAAGATCACCAATTTCGGTGAGGGTAGCCACCAACATCAACACCATCATCATGTCAATGAAGGTTCAGTCTCTAATGGTTCATCGGAGAGTCAGAGTTTGAGCTTGAGGTTGAATGAGAATGCATCAGAACATGAAGAGGGTAATGGTTCAGGGAATCCTTATCAGCATGAAGGTACTGAAGTGGAGACAGGAGAAGAGGACGAAGAAGAGGAGCATCGTGGTTTTGAGCTTTTGAGCTTGCTTACTGGTTGTGTCGATGCCATTGGGTCAAGGAATGTGGCTGCAGTCAACCATTTCATTGCAAAATTGGGTGATCTTGCATCTCCAAGAGGAACTTCGATAAGCCGAATTTGTGCTTATTTTACAGAAGCCTTAGCCATCAGAGTCACTAGGCTTTGGCCTCATGTTTTTCAAATCAGTGCCACTTCTCGCGATTTTGACAGGGTGGTGGATGATGATGAAACTGTCACTGCATTGAGGCTTCTAAACCAGGTTACCCCAATTCCCAAGTTTCTTCATTTCACATcgaatgagatgttgttgaggGCTTTTGAAGGGAAAGAAAGGGTTCACGTTATTGACTTCGACATAAAGCAAGGACTACAATGGCCTAGCTTCTTCCAAAGTTTAGCATCAAGAACTAATCCTCCAAGCCACGTTCGAATCACAGGCGTGGGGGAATCGAAGCAAGAGCTGAATGAAACTGGAGACAGGCTTGCTGGTTTCGCTGAGGCATTGAACCTTCCCTTTGATTTTCATCCAGTGGTGGACAGGCTTGAAGACGTGAGGCTTTGGATGCTTCATGTGAAGGAACATGAAACTGTGGCTGTGAACTGTGTTTTGCAGCTTCACAAGACACTTCATGATGGTAGTGGAGGAGCATTGAGAGACTTTTTGGGCCTCATTCGTAGCACCAATCCTACAATTGTTGTTATGGCAGAGCAAGAAGCGGAACACAATGAGGCAAGGTTGGACTCAAGAGTATGCAATTCATTGAAATATTACTCAGCGCTGTTTGATTCGATTGATCACAGTGGCCTTCCATTAGAGAGTCCGATGAGGATCAAGATAGAGGAGATGTTAGCTAGGGAGATAAGGAACATCGTTGCTTGCGAAGGAAGGGACAGGTTGGAGAGGCACCAGAGTTTTGGGAATTGGAGAAAGATGATAGTGGAGCATGGAGGGTTCAGATGCATGGGAGTCACTGATAGGGAACTGATTCAGAGCCAGTTTCTGTTGAAAATGTATTCTTGTGATAATTACAGTGTTCAGAAGCAGGAGCAGGAAGGAGCAACAGCACTTACTTTGGGTTGGCTTGATCAACCTCTCTACACAGTATCTTCTTGGACACCGATTGACGTTGCTGGAAGCTCATCCTCTTTTTCTCAGCCAGCTTGA